The Streptomyces sp. NBC_01317 genomic interval AGCTGGGCGTGCCGCGCCGCGACCTCGCCGTACCGCTCCGTCAGCTCCTCGATCTCGGCCGCGTACCGGTCGCTGCGGTCCGCCAGCTCCGCCGCGTGCCGCTCGGCGCCCTCGTCCAGCTCGGTGGTGAGGCGCTCGGTCGTCTCGATCAGTTCGCCGGTGAGCTGCCTCTTGACCTTCGCCAGCTCGGCGGTGAGGCGTTCCGTCGCCTCCGCCAGCTCCGCCGCGTGCTTCTTCTTCGCCTCGGCCAGCTCGGCGTTGTGCTGGTCGACGAGTTCTTCGTGCGCCCGGCGGTCGGTGAAGGTCATCACGGCGCCGACGAGCTGGTCGCCGTCCCGTACCGGCGCGGTCGTCAGGTCGACGGGCACCTGCTTGCCGTTCTTCGCCCACAACACCTGCCCGCGCACCCGGTGCTTGCGGCCGGACCTGAGCGTGTCGGCGAGCGGGGAGTCCGCGTACGGGAACGGCTCGCCGTCCGCGCGCGAGTGCAGGATCAGGGTGTGCAGCTCACGGCCGCCGAGGTCGGTGGCGCGGAAGCCGAGGATCTGGGCGGCGGCGGGGTTGACGAGGACGACCCGGCCGTCCGTGTCCGTACCGACCACGCCTTCCGACGCGGCCCGCAGGATCATCTCGGTCTGGCGCTGGGAACGGGCCAGTTCGGCCTCGGTGTCGACCGTGCCCGACAGGTCCCGTACGACCAGCATGAGCAGCTCGTCGCCGGTGTAGCTGTGGGAATCGGTGTACGCGTCCCGGCCGTCCTCCAGGCTCGCGCTGGTCACCTCGGCGGGGAACTCGCCGCCGTCGGTGCGCCGCGCGACCATCCGGGTCGGTTTGGTACGGCCCCGGGAGTCGGCGGAGTCGGGGCGGCGCATCGAGCCGGGGATGAGCTTGGAGTCGAACTCGGGGAGCAGATCGAGCAGCCCGCGCCCGACGAGGGCCGTGCCGGGGGTCTCGAACATCTCCAGCGCGATGGTGTTGGCGTTGACCACCGTGCCGTTGGCGTTGACGAGCACCAAGCCGTCGGGGAGTGCGTCGAGTATCGCCGCGAGACGAGCAGCGCCCCGGGATGGCCTGCTACTCACGACGACGCTTCCTCCCTGACCTGCTGCCCCTTGCGGACGGCCGAGCCCATCTTGCCTCTCGGGTCTCGGCCTGTCACGGGAGGGAGTCTAAAGGCTGGGGAGGGGGCCGTGACGGCGGATGAGGGGGAGCGCACCCGAAGAAGGGGCGCGCGACACCCGCTCACCGCCCCCCGTCCCGCGCCCCCGCGTCCGCCGATGTCCCCATATGGCGGTGCGCCGGGGGGACTTGGGGGGCGGGCGGGGCGGGGGTGCGGGAGGGAGGATCGAAGCGGGATCGGAGGAGAGAGGTCTCCCGCTCGTCCTACTCGTCCTGCTCGTCCTACGAACCGGCGGGGGCGGGCAGGATCGGCTCCATCGTCTTCCAGCGGGCGATCTCGCAGCCGTTCTTGCGGTTGAACGTGGCGTCCACGTTCCTGCCCCGCCAGATGCCGGTGACGCGGGCGGTGGCGTCACCGCCGTACTGCATGGTGCACATCTGGTCCTTGGCCACCGGCGCGAACGGGTCCTGGTCGCTGCCGGCCAGCTCCGTCAGCCGGTCGCACGCGGCCTTCGCCCGGGGGTGCGTCCCGCCGACCGGGCCGCATTCCAGCTTGAACGAACCATCCGCCCGGGTGACGCCCGAACCGGCGACGGTGACGGTGAACGAGTCGGGCCGCTCCTCCAGGAGCGGCAGCGGAAGCGGCGCGAGCCGCTCGAGGGGGGAGGCGAGCGGCGAGGCGCCGGAACCGGCGGCGAGCGGCCCCGCGGGAGCGCCGGAGGCGCCTGAGGCGGCGGGCGCGAGGGCGGTGAGCGCGGCGACGGACGCGGCGGCGGTGAGGACGAGGCGGCGCAGCATGAAAGCTCCTGACGGGTTACGGATCCGGGGGCGGCCCCCGACACGTCTAACGCTCGTCGGGCCCAGGCGTTGCGCAACCGGAGGCGCGCGACCGCGGAGGGGCGACCGGAGATGCTTTGCTCTACGCCCCGCCCGCCTAGTACCGTGAGCGGCGATTGGTGAGAGCCCACCCGGCTGTGTCATCATCTGCACGCACCGTCCGCGCCCGCGCGGTGGTGTGCTGGAGGCGTCGCCTAGTCCGGTCTATGGCGCCGCACTGCTAATGCGGTTTGGGCCTTAAAGCCCATCGAGGGTTCAAATCCCTCCGCCTCCGCGCAAGCACCACCCGAAGCCCCGGCCACCCGGCCGGGGCTTCACCCGTTCCCGCCCCCGCCGACCCACTCCGCACACCCCACCTGGTGGGCATCTCCGCAGGTCAGCCCCGGTGTGACTAATGGATTTCACCTGGCGCCACAGGTCATGTAATGTTGTTCTCGCAACGCCGCCCAGGCAGAAAAGCCCGGAACGCCAAGCACTCGTAGCTTAACGGATAGAGCATCTGACTACGGATCAGAAGGTTGCAGGTTCGAATCCTGCCGAGTGCACAGCACGTCAAAGGCCCTGTGGATCTCTCCACAGGGCCTTTCGTCTGTGCCTTGACGGCAATGTTGGACGGCAACCGCCTTCGAAGCGGATCGGACGGCTACGAGAACGACGGCCGAGGGGTGGTCCGGTCTTCTGCCTGAGGGTCTACGGCTCAGCTGAGGGCCTTGCCGACCTCGTAGATCGTGGGCCTGTCCTCGGGCGCGGAGCTGAGCATGGCGTCGATCAGTTCGCCCAGCTCGCCATGGACCCTCACTGGCCGGCGCTTGCCACTCGCAACGGCTCGTCTCTGCTCAGGGCGGGGTGCGTTGTCCGGGTACTCGACGGCCCGCCAGCCCGTGGCGGAAATGAGCAGGGACGCGCCGAGCGCGTAGACATCGGCTGCCTGTGTCGCCTCAGCCTCTCCGGTCGCGAGCACACTGCGCGCGATCTCTGGCGCTTCGTAGTGCACGAGGCAGCCGCGGAACGGGAAGTCGTACCGCTCGGGGATGTGCCCACTCCGCGCCAAGGCCAGGTCGATGAGGTGCGTGCGCTCCGGTCCGATGATGAAGTGCGCGGGCTGCACGTCGCCGTGGGCCCAGCCCTTGGCATGTAGTTCGGCCAGTGCCTCTACGCAGCCGAGGGCCACGCTGGTGTGCGGTTCAGAACGAGAGTCCGGTTCACGACAGGGCTTCCAGAGCCCGTAGAGGTCAGGCCCCTCGCGCCACGGCTGGAAGTTCCAGGTGCCCCGCTTGCATTCGCCGTACGCGAAGTCATCGAAGCCGATCCGGTGCAGCACGGCGCCTTCGCGGGCGGGGGCGAGCGCCGTCCACGGTTGGGCGGGCCAGTCGGCCGTGGCCTCGATCGGATATCCGATCTTCACGGCGTACCGCCCCCGATGGCTCTCAACCTCCCAGACCGTGGAGCCCCGGCGATGGACGACCAGGCGCTGAGCCTTGGGCCTGAGCGCATCGAGCACGACGATCGGCAGTTCAGAGGGTGTCCCGGACAACGTCTGTTCTCCTTCCGGGCAACGCGGCCGCCCCCGCATCGGGGCCGGCCGCGCCGCTGGGTTCGTGGCGCTACGCCTGACCGTACGGACGGCCGCAGTCCGAGTCGCACTGCGCGAGGTTCGTACCGTCCACGGTCCACAGGTCGTCGAAGACCATGAAGCCGGCCGCCTTCATCGCGTGTGCGGAGGCAGCGACCATCTCAGGGTCACGACCACCACCGCCCGGCTTCGGGTTGTGGTGGAGGAAACGGCCGGCGACCCGCTGGCACAGGTCGGCGTACTCCTTTGTGTGCAGGACGAGCGCGTGCAGACCGAGGTCCACGTCGTCCGACGGGATCATGGGGACGGTCGCGGTCGCGGTGGCGACCACGAAGGCCACCGCCTGGTCCGCGATCCGCTCCGCCCGGTCGGAGGACTGCCCGTTGTGGACGACGACGAAGTGCGTGAGGCTCTCGAACAGCTCCTCACCAGCCACCGTGCGCCCGGTCCTCTGGTCGTTGGCCGTTGCTGTCATGTGAGTGCTCCTTGATTGTCGCTGTGCTCTGGTACTCATCTGGACCCGATCATCCGGTTGCTCATCGGGACGTCGGAACCACCGCGGAGCCCCAGTTGGGGACGTCCCGCATCGGATAGAACGTCCCTGGTGCCGTCCCCAGGTCTTAGGAGAGATCGCAATGCCGAACGAGAGGTTACGAGCTGCCATGGCAGCCGGCGGCTGGACGTACAGCGCCCTCGCGGACAAGGTCGAAGTCGATCCCAAGTCCATCGAGCGATGGGTCAATCAGGGGCGAACGCCGCGTCGTGCAACGGCCATGCTGG includes:
- a CDS encoding protein kinase domain-containing protein, translating into MSGTPSELPIVVLDALRPKAQRLVVHRRGSTVWEVESHRGRYAVKIGYPIEATADWPAQPWTALAPAREGAVLHRIGFDDFAYGECKRGTWNFQPWREGPDLYGLWKPCREPDSRSEPHTSVALGCVEALAELHAKGWAHGDVQPAHFIIGPERTHLIDLALARSGHIPERYDFPFRGCLVHYEAPEIARSVLATGEAEATQAADVYALGASLLISATGWRAVEYPDNAPRPEQRRAVASGKRRPVRVHGELGELIDAMLSSAPEDRPTIYEVGKALS
- a CDS encoding SSI family serine proteinase inhibitor; its protein translation is MLRRLVLTAAASVAALTALAPAASGASGAPAGPLAAGSGASPLASPLERLAPLPLPLLEERPDSFTVTVAGSGVTRADGSFKLECGPVGGTHPRAKAACDRLTELAGSDQDPFAPVAKDQMCTMQYGGDATARVTGIWRGRNVDATFNRKNGCEIARWKTMEPILPAPAGS